The DNA segment attgttaaaaaccCTCCATTTGCTAGAGTAGCTGGAAGGGATTAAATGAAAAGCTTAACATTAAAGAGAAAGTTGGTGGCATAATTGAGATAGATCTAAAGTTGCTTGAACAAATGCTACATCATATGGTTTAAAATTGATCTTCCAACAAGCACAATACAtgaacaaattaataattaaattttaagattagtGTGGTAAATCTTCCATATGCATGCACATTATGGAATGATTTTAGCCCTAATGGCATTATCAATGAAGAAGATGTTGAATTATCTAATGAAGAAAGTAAGTGAGACTTTAATGTCAAAACTCAAAGCTAATTATGGATAAGACGGCAAGACTTATTATTTTGCCACTAAAAAAGAGAGCAAATTATGGAAGAATGGCCACATGTATAGTTAACGATCACTAATgctttatatattatagatattgACCAAAATAATCATCTtctaaatttaatatcaaacataatttatttctGAATTTCGTTttgaatgtgtttgatttttataaataagttcgtgtttttctctcctttatatttatttttcgtttAAGATAATCTCTATATGtgatcattaaaaataaaatttaatatttacacaAAAGTGTTacgttatattttaataacaatacaaaaataatatttttattttaatgtgtttttagtttattgagATATAGACATTGTTTGTGTTATCACtcatataattatgatttttaagacAAATTTACTTAGgaaattttattgttaatggatatttttttcaatagatCCACcgataaataagaatttttgataaaatttattagtaaattaaaatttttatcaacacaaataattttgttgacaGTAGATCCAttgttaagttttatttataaaatagacGTCAAAGTGTTTATTTTTAGCTTTGATTCATCGGCAAAACTGTTagtaattatttctttttaaattctcaGTAAGtgaaatcttttttaaatacGTCTGTAGATTCAtttgtaattcaattttttgaaaattcttttaaatttttttttgtatatgtctagagagaaaaagtttttgaGAAAATGAGCTTTACTTTCTGAATACAAAGAACACACCAGAGTGTTagaattgtttgtttttatttattaaaataatcgtttccttttattttaattctgcTTTTTACCCAaacctttttaatataaataattatgaatatttaaattacaagGTCCTTACAattattattgacaaattttttctattcaTCCATAAAATACTTAAtagaaatatttcatttttgtttataattttgatttgttatgaaattttattattactaactAATTggtaattgataattttattcctttttaatataataatatttaaaatttgtggtagtttttaaaaataattgtatattagcattaatattttatctttagatAAACATAGAATAATTACTAGACATTACGTACGTATTCAATTACGTTagctttcaaaaaaaaatttaaataaaattattagaaattaaaagagtatattttttcttattattagaaaaaataaaatattattatacaaaaGTGATTATTTATCGATTACAAATATATGGTGGAATAAATGACCAGTATTCAATCATGATAAAAGATAGTATTATGTAACATGttgaatattttagtttattcaaTCATGATATATAACCCCGATATGTACGCAAGTCCTTTTTTAATGCTCTATTATTGTTgtggataattttttatatgtgactaaatattttcatttgttaaataattaacattttatatttatgaatatatatttagattgtattttttatacctttttttcttcatatataataaacaaataattttaaattttttcttttaactgttttatttgtagtaaatccttacttttttctttagaaactcaaatttcaaatgaaaaagtcgttaacaattttaaattttagaatgaaaaattatcaataattttataaacttttttttctcatatatgTAGGAGGGCATACTAGCTTATTTGggttataccattaacttattttattaaactaaatgAAGGATACACTTAgagatggcaaaaaaatctgTACCCGTGGATATTCGCAAATAAAATCCGCACGGATAGTTGATACATGTAGATATTTACTATCCGAAACTTGTGGAtaaagggtattttaatacctgctTATAAACTGGTCGGGTCCGGATATTATACTATTCGTACCCGCAGATATACGCtacccacaaaaaataaaaataaaaatttaattcttattttattaaattaaatttaattaaaattaacattaatttatactttacaaggttaaatttaattaaaattagaatatcgattgaaattaattgtcatttatggacaattaacatgtattaataggtcagattctcttattctttacaaaatatacgatattgattattgattattcaatttgattcctaaaaatatactacacTAATTAGTAGGTCAAATTGTCTTAGTCTTTACAATATAtgttattgattattgattattggatttgattgcctaaaaatatataacactaatggttaatcaatgggttTGCCTGCCATAGACCCTATAAATATCCAGTTGATGTctaggtacaatcttcctcttctatcctaataaaatttagacctcTTTATATCTTGAGCGTCAGAATGTCTTCTTTTACACATCAACAATCCATCCGAGTGGATGAAATTCTCAGGAAGGATtgaagagaacaaagcaaagaatgACGACTGACCCTCgaaccaattcaaccgaaacaaaaattaaattttaatttatatttaatttaatttatattatattttatatactttttgtaattatatataaattttattttaataatttataaaaatatttttttaaatatttgcgggtatccgcaggttttaaaatatccgcagATATTTTCTAAGTGGGTATCCGTGCGGGTAGCGGGTCGCGGGTCAGGTAACAGgtggattttttttgtcaaatcgggttgcgggtagacaCTATCCGTACTCGACTCGACCTGTTGTCATCCCTAGATACACTAATATATGTGTCACTCATATTTCTTAGGAAAAGTTACGGTTCCTGACACTTCTAAAACAATCACAACAACGAGAATTATTAGaacatatattttgtatatCGAGTGTAAAGATTatcaaaaatagaattttatttatgatataattaaatgcaaataaaaatatcaaattacattataaaaaaaaagttatttgaaacaataaatgaaggggaaaaaaatagaaactagtGTTAGAGACTTTTTGTAGTTTATTGAAATGTAGGGATTATCTTGAAACTATTTCCTTTTAATTCCTAAATgtgtcaataatttaaaaagaataaagtttctctttctctttatatttttgtgtaggTTTCATGAAAAAGACTTAATTTGATTGTTAATGATTTAGTTAGGAAAAGATTTTGGAATACTATCAAAGTTTTAAGTTTCTAAACATGGTTACGTTATATCTCATTTATTACTTTGAAGATTGCATTCTACTTTTTCACAAAAAGTTACAGCTAAACAGATTAAACTCATTGCTAATACTTTTAGCAACGAATCTAGGTTGAAGATTAATTTGTCTAAATCCAGAGCTATCTTCTCTTTTAGTCGCCCTCTCAAAATGAACAAATACATCTACTTTTCTgtataaattgttatttttacttattttccaaaaataatatataagaaaagacttttctgtatatatatatttaccaattaattaatcaaatagcTCACTTTTCTTCCCATGTATCTGGTTGAAGCTATTCAAGTAAGTTTTTACTaacttattttctctttaacaAACCATTAGCTTATTTTTATGCTCCACAATATCAGACAAGACAAAAAGACAAAACTTGAGCGgcaaaaaaacagaaaagaaaacatattggAAGAAACCTGTTTTGTTTCCTTAGAAGACAACTTTATTAACAAAAGAGTATTCCTTTTCAGTATAAGGtaattttcctaattttattaCGCAACAAGTTTTTTGTAAATTCAACAACGTAAGGACGGCACCAttaccatttcaaaatttcGAGTTCTCTGTTCTGTTCTGTTCTGTCGTTGAATTATCAAAGTGTAGCCattgttgaaaatatttaacaacTTTCTCCCTCAAGATTCATCAAATGATTAAACTCCTATTCTCTAACGTCAAGTCAAAATACCTTCATAAACCCCTTCTTTAAACTCCACCACCATTTTTTCACCAAACATTTCAGAAAGAGACGCACACTTGCAACTCCACCTTCCTCTTCAAGGACAACAATTTAATTCACCACTTTATCTACTTTGTACCTCTCTTTGCTAACTCTCAGCACAAAGTTAGTTTGAAAAGGAATCCTACCAACACCTCATTTACCTTGGACTATCCAATTTAACTTACTTCCACTTTTGTCCATTCTCATACCTCAAACAAAGCAAAAACAGAGTCCTCTGTTACACtctgttttcttttctccctctATATATTCTACccctctttctttcctttaacTAACTTTCCAGGTTCATGTCTTCCACAAAGAAAAGTCTTCTCAGAACCGTGTTCACAGCAAACGGAAGCTGTGGTTGCAGCAAATCAAACTCCTCTGAAGTTCATGAACCAaccccaaaacccaaaacctcCAACAACACTCACCAAAAGCCAAACAACCTCAGCAGCATGGCCTCTTCCACCACTTCAATGGAACAAGTAGATGAAGAAGAGTTCACCTCCACCACAGTATCCGAATCCGAGACTTTCCATGatcccaacaacaacaacaacaacgttGCACTCAAACGAAGCCCTCTTGTCGACAGTGTGGCCATCGAGAAGGACTCTTCCAACCCGTATCATGATTTCAGACACTCCATGCTCCAAATGATCTTCGAGAAAGAGATCGAGTCAGAGGACGATCTTCAAGATCTTCTGCAATGCTTTCTTCACCTGAATGCACCGTGTCACCACCACATCATCGTGAAAGCCTTCAACGCCATCTGCGAAGAAGCTTTTTCTCGCAAGGTTGGTACCACTCCGGCTGCATCCGAACCTTCTCCCTCTCGCCGGAGCCCCCTTCGAAAGAGCAAGTGAGAAAAAGTAAACCTAGATGacagattaaaagttatttaatgaTTACAAAAACACGTTTGGATTCAAAAGCAGAACTGTTTCTGAAAGTTACTATCGTAAACACTTTCCACTCTGTATCCAATAGTTAAGAAAGTTACATGATTTGTGATTTGATCGGTGTCAGTTGTTCATGCTtatgttatattgtttttagaaaaatgatattttgacaccaatttttaacaccattttgatactgtatacgtgttaaaatatggttggacgattttaaattaaaaaaaaaactttggctttttttttcaaatatgccctcgtttcaacttttttaatttaaaatcgtccaatcacatttttaCACATATGtaatgtcaaaataatgtcaaaaattggtgtcaaatattattttcccTTGTTTTTATCGGTTGTTTGTGGTTGCACGAGCAGTCCTTCATGGAAATGGAAGCTTACGCTAGATAGGGCACACATGTGTCTAGGCCATGTGCAGGCATTGAATTCACACGTGGGATGAAGATGCATGTAAACATCATGCTTTTAATTTGGCTCCTTCTTCATTCTTTAATAAGTAATGCACGAAATTAGTATGTGGGGTTGTTCAAGTTGATGGCTATGAAAAGCTGGAGGAGCTTCAGAATCACAGGTGCTTgtatttaaatcatattaatatatatacttatatttataatttaagaaatcaAAGCATGGATTCAAAAGTTTCACGTTACAATATATAATgagaaataaatatgaatttattttattaaggatTTAGATTATTTCTAAAAATGGAATTAGATAATTAGGTGTTTTATTGTTAGCAATAAAAGTTGATTATAGATTTtattgaaaagtaaataatagtTGGTTGAAGAATGTAATCTAATAGGGTAAGAGGATGCGTATGGGACTTAGATTTGATGGCTTAAAAAGGGAAGGTGTTAATTGTAATTTGGTAGGTGGTACTAGAAATGGCGAAACTTAAGTAACACTGTACCTTTAATTTGATCTTTCGAGTGAAGAAAGCATAATTAGCAGATGGGTTTATTCGATTAGGACAACGTTTCTCATCCAACAAAAACgttaatcatattaattaattaaccgAAGCTTCCTGTTCTCTTCCATCTACACTTTTCACAAACTTGGATTCTGAAATCTCatcaatatcaaattttatatttcatttgcCTTTATTACTAGTTATCATCGGGAGAAATTTAAAGTGAAATATACTTCATATTATTACTAGCCTAAATATAGGTGGAAATATTACATGTGTGTAcacatttttaaacatttataatttttttaaattttaaaaataataattaaaaggttaaattattaaattagttaaacTTCCTAGTCAAAGTTTCCTGAATCCTTTGGTGTGGGTCCCACACAACCTATTCCTGACCATCACACTATCCAACTATCGTCTCAAGTCATTCCATTTCCAGCATAACAACTAATGGAACCGACggcttttttcttttcctatttccCATCTAGTCATGGAGAGCATGAAATGCGGAGAATTTTCCAAGAATGGGGAATGGTATTCAATACAGTCTAtgtgttatttaatatatatatatatatatatatatatatatatatatatatatatatatatatatatatatatatttttttatttttatgttctatttttaatcttaactATATGTTAATTGACTGATGTATGTGTGATTTTTGATTATTGGATTATCATTCTAAAATTCCGaatgtttaatattaatatttggtaaatttatcttaaagattagaatttttatcattagatttatttataataaattagaacTTGTTGAACACTGAGAATCTAAAGTAGGAATTAGATATATATTGTGTAGTGTTTTTACATTCAATTGGATAAGAAATTCCAAGTGAagtttttaacatatatttcatttaattaatttcattattttttagaaattagatttattttatttacaaatcaataatttttactCCTTCAAAGTTTTTGGTTTAAATCAAAAAATAGTCATAGTTTTTATAAACaacaagaatattttaaaaaagatatcgAGACTTAtccattttattatttgtgcgatttaatatatttattaatataagaacttagaaaataaagtattagaatagatagatgtattaaaataataaaaccgattattttattttaaaataatttaataatataaatataattttataaatacgtctcattattttaagaaCACTCTATTTCTCTAAAAcactattctttttcttttctctcacatCTCTCTAGATTTTCTCAAGCTTGGATCCTCTGTTTAACGATCAAGAAGTACCCAGACGATTATTATGTCAAGGGTTACAAATTTGACCGATAAATTGAGCGAATTGAGTGGGTAAGTGATTAACCCTTTTCTTGAGCGTCTAGGATTCTTGATCGTGCAACATGATTCTGTTTGCATGGATCAAGAGTCACCTTTCTTCAATTTCTAGctcaatttaggttctaaggttTCCTTGTGGCCCAATGCATCGGTTGGAGTTTTCTAGAGCTGACAATGTTTCtctgaggtaagggaagttagatACATTGAAATTGTGATTAAACTTGTGTTTGTATGAGGAATTTCTAAGTATTGTGTTATTGGAATGGAAATTAGGTTTTTGGTAGACTTTTCCTATTTAAAGTGTTTGTATTTGAGTATGATGTGTTGAATGATGCATGTGAACAAAATTGAATGCTGATTGAATTGTGATGAGATCTATTTTATGCTAAAAATCTGTGATATGAAGGTTTAGTGATGAGTAGACATAGTTTACAGCTGATTTTGAGTgattttagaggaagtgaggtagtgaaaatgagaattagAGGTTAGATGCTCGATTGAACGGTTGGAACAGCTTTGGTAAGTTAAATGTGACTTGCTTGAGCCCTTAAGTTGgtaaaaaatgtgtcaaaagtGGTAGATTGTATTTTGGGTCTACAAGTTGTGATTTTAGAGTTTTTGAAGTAGGATTTGGTCCATAAACACTTTAAATTGATGGTAGGAAGGTTTAAAAGCatttaattaagtataattaagtatataacacaatttaggagggttagaagttggggaaaataattataattggtAAATGGGATTTGAGTTgaataattctgcagaattcatgctgcagaattatgcagactcgttgaGCGAATAAATTCGCACAATGAGTGGTCATGGTGAGTTGCTCTTTGTCTGAGCAATTCGCACAGCGAGAAGGTGCGATGTGTGAATGCTTGTGGGGTTCGTTCTCTGTCTGATGATTTGCACAATGAATCAGTGCGCTGAGCGCCTGGTTGTGGTTTGGAGTCACTGccatatttatttgaataacgAGAGGGTGTGCTCTGTGAGATCTTTGGGGGTTTGGATCACTGTCTGAGTAGTGATTTGGGCGCTATGCGAGGGGTTGAGGTCTGGTGCCACTGGGAGTTTATTCGCATAACGAGATGAATCGCTGTGCAAGAGACCTCTGGATTCGCTATGCAAGagtgtgcgctgagcgaatggtCTAGGTTTTTGTTCACTCtgtttttccttattttaatttgatctaAATGAATTGTTGGATACAATAGGAAATATGTTGAGTATGGATTAaggtatataatttattattgatgaGTATTGTTCCCAAGTAAAAGTATGTTTTTTCAAAGTGGTAAACTTAATGTTCTAAAGTGAGATCTCTTAGTGAGACTCAAGAAAGTTAGAAGGATTTGCAAGGAGCTCAGTATTaagggttatcctgaaactccagtggtctttcattctcatatagagaggattgatccatgtcgtgagaagtagcaagaggtcttagtcttagaggcttccagtatgctccaaggtgtggtacagactaacctcgtgagtgttgtagggtgaaacccattggcaatgactttgcaaagtagtagaagccaccacgagtgcatgacccgccatagctcgacagtCATTCTAAGTCAGTACGATTTAAGTCAGTGTAGAGTCATGCATAAAGAGTTTGTGATGTGTATGAATGGGCATGATTGTATGAAGTgtagttataaaatatatgattgctcttttatttaaactagcTTACcctgttgtttgttgtttgtgttttgtatgtatTGGTGTTTattcctttgcaatgatcatcttgtCGGTGTGAGCATATGGATATGAGGTGTCTCTAGAACATGCATTGGATGACGGAGATACAGTTGCTGAGTAGTTTAGCTTAGTTAGTATAGTTTTATGTGCAAATTTGGAATACtagatatatatgtataaagttttaa comes from the Vigna radiata var. radiata cultivar VC1973A chromosome 2, Vradiata_ver6, whole genome shotgun sequence genome and includes:
- the LOC106755905 gene encoding transcription repressor OFP6-like — translated: MSSTKKSLLRTVFTANGSCGCSKSNSSEVHEPTPKPKTSNNTHQKPNNLSSMASSTTSMEQVDEEEFTSTTVSESETFHDPNNNNNNVALKRSPLVDSVAIEKDSSNPYHDFRHSMLQMIFEKEIESEDDLQDLLQCFLHLNAPCHHHIIVKAFNAICEEAFSRKVGTTPAASEPSPSRRSPLRKSK